A stretch of DNA from Betaproteobacteria bacterium:
GCACGCTTCGCGCAGGCTGAACCGCTCTTGCAGCCGGCGCGCGAGGTGTCCGCGGCAACCCTCGGCGAAAAGCGTGTACTTGGCGTGCAACTCCATGCCCGGCTGATAGTTGTCGGTCCGCTCGCCATCCTTGCCGATGCCGAGATCGCCGGTGACCACACCCTTCACGCTGCCGTCGTCGTTGTAGAGCACGTCGGCCGCGGGAAAGCCCGGAAAGATCTCGACCCCGAGCGCCTCGGCTTGGGTGCCGAGCCAGCGGCAGACGTTGCCCAAGCTCACGACGTAGTTGCCGTGGTTGCGAAAGCACGCCGGCAGAAACATGTAGGGAACCCGGAACGATCCGCTTTCGGCCAGGAAGAGGAAGCGGTCCTCGCTCACCGGCGCGTTCAACGGCGCGCCCTGCGCCTGCCAGTCGGGGATGAGCTCGGTGAGCGCGCGCGGGTCCATGACCGCGCCCGAGAGGATGTGCGCACCGATCTCGGATCCCTTCTCGAGCAGGCAGACGCTCACCTCCGTCCCCTTCTCGGCCGCCAATTGCTTCAGGCGTATGGCTGCACCGAGTCCCGCTGGCCCGCCTCCGACCACTACGACGTCATAGGCCATCGATTCGCGCTGCGTCAAGGCTGTCTCCGCACGTTTGTTGGAATCAACGGCGTATCTTACACCGCCATCTTTCGATCCTTACCCCGTGGCGAGCGCCTCGTGCGCGGCTGCGGCACAGCGTAAACCGCTTCTCACCGCCGCCTCGATCGTCGCCGGATAGTCGGGCTCGGTGTAATCGCCCGCGAGGAACAGTCGCGGCACTGCGGTGATCGAAGCGGCGCGCTTCATGCCGGGGACACAGGCAAAGGTTGCGCGCTTCTCCTCGATGACCTGGCACCACTGCGCCGGACCGAGATCGGGGTGGACGCCGGCGATCTCGTCCTGCACGTGGCGAGCGAGCGCGTCGTGGCTGGTCAGGCGGTCTCTCGCACGCGCGCTGATGACGGCGGCGAGCAACCCGCGCTGGCCCGTGATCGCGCCGCGGTCGAACAGCCATTGCGTCGTTCCGCCGCTCGAGCCGAGCATCGCCGTGCTGCGTGCGGGTGAGGCTGCGTATTGCGCATAGATCGTGACGATCGGCTGGTAGGTCATCTGCGCGATTGGCGCGAGGTCCGAGGCGAGCGGCCCCATATGGCCGAGCAACGCGGTCACGCGCGTGGGTTGCGTAGCCACGATCAAGCAGCGGACGTGCATGGGGCCATTCGTGCTGTGCAACGTGAATCCGCCCGCATCCGGTTCGATGCGCGCCACCGCGGCGCCGAGCCGCACCTCACCGCCGCGGCTGCGGACGTAGTCGGCTGCCGGCTCGGGAAACAAGGCGCCGAGATCGATCCGAGGCAACAGGAGATCCGATGCGGAGCGCTCGGATGCAAGCCCGTCGCGCAAAACGTTCAGGAACACCTGCGCCGAGGCTTGCGCCAGGGGCGTGTTCAAGGCTGCCACGCACAACGGCTCCCACAGGTAGCGGATCGCGCTCGCATGCTGGCGATGGCTCGCCAGCAGCTCGGCCACTGTCGTATCCCGCGCGAGGCGGAAGCGGGCGCGCTGCGCCCATGCCATGAATTGTACGCAGGCTACGCGAGCGGCCGGGCTCAAGCCTTTGGCGCGCAGTAGCCCGACGGCGAGATGCCATGGCGCCGGCAAACGCGCCGCGCGCATGGCAAACTCGGGCAGGACCGTCCACTCGAGCGGTATGCGCATGAGCGGGTCGGCATGCCTGCCGACCTCGGCGATCAGCGCGAGCGTTTCGCGGTACGCGCCGATCAGAATATGCTGGCCGTTGTCGAGCTTGTGCTCGTTGCGAACGACGCTGCGGGCGCGGCCGCCGAGCTGGCGTGCGGCCTCGTAGACCGCGACCCGAACGCCGCGGCGCGCCAGCGTCACCGCGGCCGCCATGCCGGCATAACCGCCGCCGACGATGCCGACCTGCGCCGGCGGCGCGGCATCGTTCATGCGTGCCTCGCCCTCACGCCGTGAGCCAGGTCTTCCAGGCGAGCCACAGCTTGGTGACGGGTGTGAGGGAAATTTTCGCGTTCAGCACTTGGCACGCGTCGGCTTCGATCTCGTCCAGCAGGCGCTGGTAGATCGCGGCCATGACGAGTCCGGCGCGCTGCGCGCGCCGGTCGGCGGAAGGAAGCTGCCCAAGGGCCTGGCTATAGAAGCTGCGCGCTCGCGCGACCTGAAAGCGCATGAGATCGCGCATGTTCGCCGACGTGCGCCCGGCCATGATGTCGGCATCGCTCACGCCGTAGCGTGCGAGATCCTCCTGCGGCAGGTAGATGCGCTCGCGGCGCGCGTCCTCGCCGACGTCGCGAATGATGTTGGTCAACTGGAACGCGATGCCCAGGTCGTGTGCGTATTCGAGCGTTTGCGCTTCGCGGTAGCCGAAGATCGTGGCGGACAACAGGCCCACGACGCCCGCCACGCGGTGACAGTACACGCGCAAGGCCGCGAAGTCGGGATAGCGGCCGTGGTCGAGATCCATCTCCATGCCGTCGATGATCTCGTCGAGATGGGCGCGTTGGAGACCGAACGGGCCGACGACGTCGAGCAGGGCACGCGCCACCGGGTGCTGCGGGCTGCCGCCAAATACCGCTTCGACCTCGGTGCGCCACCAGGCGAGCTTCATACGGGCGACCGACAGGTCGGTCAGCTCGTCCACGACGTCGTCCACTTCGCGGCAGAACGCGTACAACGCGATGATGGCGCGCCGCCGTTCTTCGGGCAGGAACAGGAAACTGTAGTAGAAGCTCGAGCCGCTCTGCAGGGCGCGGCTGCGACAGTATTCGTGCGGGCTCATGCGGCGCCTGCGCCGAGAACGACCACCGTGCACAACAGCGAGCCGTCGCTCATGCGGCGTAGCGAGCGCTGATCCGGCCATCGCCGCCGAGCGCGCGCGCGAGCATCGATATCCAGTCCCAGGCACGCAGGACCGGCCGGCGCCGGAATACATCGTAGTCGGCCGCGATCAGCTTGTGCAGAATCGTATCGCCGCCCGCAATCACCATCCGGATCTCCAGGCCGATGCGTCCTCTGAGGCGGTGCCCGAGCGCAGCGCCGTCGTGCAGCAGACGCCGGGTCCGCTCGACTTCGTGGCGCATCAGCGCTCGAAATGCGGCATCGGCCTCGCGGCGGCCCAGTTGCGCTTCGGTGACCGCGAAGTGGCGCATGTCGTCGAGCGGCAAGTAGATGCGACCCTTCGTGTAGTCGATCGCAACGTCCTGCCAGAAGTTGATCAGCTGCAGTGCCGTGCAGATGCGATCCGAACAAACCGCGGTGTCGGCGGCGTCGGCATCGAACAGGTGCAAGAGCAGCCGACCGATCGGATTGGCCGAGCGGCGCGAATAGTCGAGCAGCTCGGCGAAGTCGGCGTAGCGGGGTTTGACGCAATCCTGCGAGAACGCCGAAAGCAGATCGCGGAAGGGCGCGATCGGAAGCCGGAACCGGTCGATCATCGTTGCGAGCTCTTCGAACAGCGGCTCGTGCACGCGCTCTCGTCGCTCGATCAAGGTCAATTGCGAATCGAAGTGAGCCAGTCCTTGCAGCCGTACGGGAGCGGGGAAATCGCCTTCATCGGCAATGTCGTCGGCGCTGCGCGCGAAGCGATAGATTGCGCCCACAGGACGGCGCAGATGCGCAGGCAGCAGCAGCGACGCCACCGGGAAGTTCTCGTAGTGCCCAACGGCCATCAAAAGCTACCTTGGAACAAGCGCTTAAGGTTTGGAACGAAGCTGCCCAGGGAAACTGGCGCTAGCGGCAAGTGACTAATAATATTACACTTGTGTGCTCGCCGGGGGCGTGGCTGCAGACTGGCCCGGGCGTGCGCGTGAGGGCGCATGCGAGCGGTATGACCGGGCGTCCTTGCGTGACGGCCAGCACCCGGCGTGCGGCGGCAAAGCCAGATGCGCGAGGTCCGGAGTTCGGATGCGCCGGGTCCGGAATTGGGATACGTCGGTCCGGAGGTTCAACTACGCCGGGTCCGGGGTTTAACTACGCCGGGTCCGGGGTTTAACTACGCCGGGTCCGGGGTTTAACTACGCCGGGTCCGGCTTTGCGGCCGTGCGAAAGTGGCGGAATTGGTAGACGCACCAGATTTAGGTTCTGGCGCCGAAAGGCGTGGGGGTTCGAGTCCCTTCTTTCGCACCACCGGATTCTTCGAGGCACTGATGCAAGCAAATCTAGAAACGATCGGTAATATCGAGCGGCGGCTCAACATCAGCCTGCCCGCCGGCGATGTCGACAGTGAGGTATCCACGCGGCTCAAGAAACTCGCCCAGACAGTGAAGATGCATGGATTCCGTCCGGGCAAGGTGCCGCTCAAGGTGGTGGCGCAGCAATACGGATCGCAGGTCCGCCAGGAAGTTCTCGCCGACAAGCTGCAGAAAACCTTCGGCGACGCGGTGCGCGACAATAATTTGCGCGTCGCAGGTTATCCCAAATTCGAGACGCTCCCCAGCGGCGAGGGCGACAACCAGTTCGAATACAGCGCGACCTTCGAGGTCTATCCCGAGATCAAGCTCGGTGAGCTTGCGGACGCGACCATCGAACGCCCGGCGCTCGCAGTAACCGATGCCGAGGTCGAGCAGACGATCGAGGTCTTGCGCAAGCAACGCGCCAACTACCAGCCGGTCGAGCGCGCTGCGCAGAAGGACGATCTGGTCACGATCGATTTCCACGGCGAGGTCGACGGCCAGCCCTTCCAGGGCGGCGAAGGCAAGGATGTCCGGATCGTGCTGGGCGCTGGTCGCATGTTGCCCGAATTCGAAAATGCGGTTCTGGGGGTGGCTCCGAACGAGACCCGCAGCTTCGATCTCACCTATCCGGCCGACTACCACGGTAAGGAAGTCGCCGGCAAGACGGCCCACTTTACCGTCCTGTTGAAGTCGATCGAAGAGCCACGGCTGCCGCCGCTCGACGCCGAATTCGCCAAGTCGCTCGGAATCGCCGATGGCGATCTCGACAAAATGCGCGCAGAGGTGCGCGTCAACGTCGAACGCGAAGTGGAAGCCCGTATCCGAGCCCGCCTGAAGGACCAGGTGTTCCAGGGATTGCTCGACCGCTCGACCCTCGACGTGCCGCAATCGCTGGTCGAGATGGAAATGCGCAATTTGGCACAGGCGGCGCAGCGAGACCTGGAATCCCGCGGCATCAAGACGAAAGATATGCCGCTGCCGGTCGATATACTGAGGTCGCAGGCAGAGCGGCGCGTACGGTTGGGACTCATCCTCGGGGAAGTGGTGCGGGCGCAATCGCTGCAGGCAAAACCGGAGCAGGTTCTGGCGGCCGTGGAGCATCACGCCAAGAGCTTCGAGCAGCCCCAGGAAGTGGTGAAGTGGTACTATTCTTCACCGGAGCGGTTGCAGGAGTTCGAGTCGGCCGCAATCGAGCAGAACGTGGTCGATTGGGCCTTGTCGGTAGCCCGGGTCGAGGACAAGCCCACGGCGCTCGAGCAATTGATGGGGAAAGCCAACGCATGACGATGCGCGCAACTGGGGACTGGGCAACTGGGGACTGGGTGGGGCCGCAGGGGCTCGGGCTGGTTCCGATGGTGATCGAGCAAAGCGGCCGCGGAGAGCGCGCCTACGACATCTACTCGCGCCTGCTCAAGGAACGGGTCGTGTTCCTGGTGGGTGCGATCAACGAGGTGACGGCCAATCTGATCGTCGCCCAGCTGCTGTTCCTGGAGTCGGAAAATCCCGACAAGGACATCTATTTCTACATCAATTCCCCGGGCGGCTCGGTTTCGGCGGGCATGGCGATCTACGACACCATGCAGTTCGTCAAGCCGGACGTGAGCACGCTGTGCGTCGGCCAGGCGGCGAGCATGGGCTCACTACTGCTTGCGGCCGGCACGAAGGGCAAGCGCTTCTGCCTGCCGAACTCGCGCGTGATGATCCATCAGCCGATGGGTGGCTTCCAGGGCCAGGCTTCCGACATCGAGATCCACGCGCGCGAAATCCTCTATCTGAAGAAGCGCTTGAACGAGATCCTCGTGCACCATACCGGGCAGAAGATCGAGCAGATCGAGCGCGACACGGACCGGGATACCTTCCTCGCGGGCGAGGACGCGGTGAAGTACGGCCTGGTCGACAAGGTGTTGAATCGGCGTGCGGAGGCGCTGAACAAATAGGCGAATGGACGTTCGCCGGCAGCCTGCGGAACCCACATCGCCAGCCGGCGCCTAACGTAACGGGTAACTGGAATTCCTTCAAACCAAGACGGTTGATTTCGCGGATATGTCA
This window harbors:
- the hpnC gene encoding squalene synthase HpnC, which translates into the protein MAVGHYENFPVASLLLPAHLRRPVGAIYRFARSADDIADEGDFPAPVRLQGLAHFDSQLTLIERRERVHEPLFEELATMIDRFRLPIAPFRDLLSAFSQDCVKPRYADFAELLDYSRRSANPIGRLLLHLFDADAADTAVCSDRICTALQLINFWQDVAIDYTKGRIYLPLDDMRHFAVTEAQLGRREADAAFRALMRHEVERTRRLLHDGAALGHRLRGRIGLEIRMVIAGGDTILHKLIAADYDVFRRRPVLRAWDWISMLARALGGDGRISARYAA
- a CDS encoding FAD-dependent oxidoreductase, with translation MNDAAPPAQVGIVGGGYAGMAAAVTLARRGVRVAVYEAARQLGGRARSVVRNEHKLDNGQHILIGAYRETLALIAEVGRHADPLMRIPLEWTVLPEFAMRAARLPAPWHLAVGLLRAKGLSPAARVACVQFMAWAQRARFRLARDTTVAELLASHRQHASAIRYLWEPLCVAALNTPLAQASAQVFLNVLRDGLASERSASDLLLPRIDLGALFPEPAADYVRSRGGEVRLGAAVARIEPDAGGFTLHSTNGPMHVRCLIVATQPTRVTALLGHMGPLASDLAPIAQMTYQPIVTIYAQYAASPARSTAMLGSSGGTTQWLFDRGAITGQRGLLAAVISARARDRLTSHDALARHVQDEIAGVHPDLGPAQWCQVIEEKRATFACVPGMKRAASITAVPRLFLAGDYTEPDYPATIEAAVRSGLRCAAAAHEALATG
- the hpnD gene encoding presqualene diphosphate synthase HpnD (HpnD is found regularly in a locus responsible for the biosynthesis of squalene from farnesyl diphosphate, and is now recognized to function as a presqualene diphosphate synthase (EC 2.5.1.103).); this translates as MSPHEYCRSRALQSGSSFYYSFLFLPEERRRAIIALYAFCREVDDVVDELTDLSVARMKLAWWRTEVEAVFGGSPQHPVARALLDVVGPFGLQRAHLDEIIDGMEMDLDHGRYPDFAALRVYCHRVAGVVGLLSATIFGYREAQTLEYAHDLGIAFQLTNIIRDVGEDARRERIYLPQEDLARYGVSDADIMAGRTSANMRDLMRFQVARARSFYSQALGQLPSADRRAQRAGLVMAAIYQRLLDEIEADACQVLNAKISLTPVTKLWLAWKTWLTA
- the clpP gene encoding ATP-dependent Clp endopeptidase proteolytic subunit ClpP, which translates into the protein MRATGDWATGDWVGPQGLGLVPMVIEQSGRGERAYDIYSRLLKERVVFLVGAINEVTANLIVAQLLFLESENPDKDIYFYINSPGGSVSAGMAIYDTMQFVKPDVSTLCVGQAASMGSLLLAAGTKGKRFCLPNSRVMIHQPMGGFQGQASDIEIHAREILYLKKRLNEILVHHTGQKIEQIERDTDRDTFLAGEDAVKYGLVDKVLNRRAEALNK
- a CDS encoding trigger factor — translated: MQANLETIGNIERRLNISLPAGDVDSEVSTRLKKLAQTVKMHGFRPGKVPLKVVAQQYGSQVRQEVLADKLQKTFGDAVRDNNLRVAGYPKFETLPSGEGDNQFEYSATFEVYPEIKLGELADATIERPALAVTDAEVEQTIEVLRKQRANYQPVERAAQKDDLVTIDFHGEVDGQPFQGGEGKDVRIVLGAGRMLPEFENAVLGVAPNETRSFDLTYPADYHGKEVAGKTAHFTVLLKSIEEPRLPPLDAEFAKSLGIADGDLDKMRAEVRVNVEREVEARIRARLKDQVFQGLLDRSTLDVPQSLVEMEMRNLAQAAQRDLESRGIKTKDMPLPVDILRSQAERRVRLGLILGEVVRAQSLQAKPEQVLAAVEHHAKSFEQPQEVVKWYYSSPERLQEFESAAIEQNVVDWALSVARVEDKPTALEQLMGKANA